From a region of the Thermodesulfobacteriota bacterium genome:
- a CDS encoding YqgE/AlgH family protein, with translation MAIDMEDTQQTNLKGQFLMAMPGLSDPNFSQTVTCICEHNSDGAVGIVINRVHPLLSGKDIFKELKIEYNQKTEAIPVHIGGPVHKGEIFVIHSTPFDWASCFMITPRLAMSNTKDIIESLALGKGPESFIIALGCAGWGPNQLESEIRQNAWLTFPALNEIIFNVSVEARWSEAVKRLGIDPNLLSDKAGNA, from the coding sequence ATGGCGATAGACATGGAAGACACCCAACAAACGAATCTTAAGGGGCAATTTCTGATGGCAATGCCCGGTTTGTCTGATCCAAATTTTTCTCAGACGGTTACATGTATTTGCGAACATAATTCAGATGGAGCGGTGGGGATTGTGATAAACAGGGTCCATCCCCTGCTGTCGGGCAAAGATATTTTTAAAGAACTCAAAATAGAGTATAACCAGAAGACCGAAGCAATACCTGTGCATATTGGTGGGCCTGTTCATAAAGGAGAAATCTTTGTGATTCATAGCACACCTTTTGACTGGGCTTCTTGTTTTATGATTACGCCTCGCCTGGCAATGAGTAACACAAAGGACATTATCGAATCATTAGCGCTCGGCAAAGGACCTGAATCATTTATTATTGCTTTAGGGTGCGCCGGTTGGGGTCCAAACCAGCTTGAGTCGGAAATAAGGCAAAATGCCTGGCTAACATTTCCTGCCTTAAATGAGATCATTTTTAATGTTTCTGTCGAGGCACGATGGTCAGAAGCGGTTAAAAGACTGGGAATTGATCCGAACCTGCTTTCTGATAAAGCAGGCAATGCATGA
- a CDS encoding GAF domain-containing protein, with product MSFYKWLGEDSLKNRNLYYKLNIIFGLFFLFPVFGFIYFAYKYDILTDKFVPVFFMVVLVFSFFGFVILKNLFDKIKNISEKMTGSFITEVADEKLKTGADELQNIIQSFTAINKQFAATFKQLEKKGSEISILKELSELCYVTFDPEEILYVALERSLMLTNSDIGSVLTLEKGETKEFVVKASVGLGEYVKLGDRIKFETSIAKYAVINKSPLIVKDVEKDRRFGRVNLQHYGTKSFVCMPIKTSKDIIGVLTLSRKDDNKVYSQDVIEVLTPLLSNAAFTYENIRLLKDNKQGSLQLRSIEKIFKVINSSFRDSELVQAILNEIHTVVPFDIAVVMTKDENMPGYLTVSDLMASGPTGISKGDYYSPKGSVIEKVLKQESTIIVDDNNLSKEDAEIDRVGYVANKLEKELFAEGTGGSCLLTPLKTDSVLTGILALYAKRAELFYHAQNVIEWVANGLAIAIERSRLTASVLKRNQELDSIKQIGRALASSTFDISKVLKYTMDMIRVIMNVEAGSLLFLENDELELAVAFNVKVKIRKKFRLKIGQGIAGHVAASGESIIVNDTKESPHFFSGVDKHTGFKTKSVLCVPMISQGKVLGVIQVLNKKKGGFSLSDEDLLQSIATSVSIAIENARLYKEKVSMAEHERSIRRMFQKFVPKEVLETIIDSEETGKGLVEEFKKLTLLNLDIRGFTELAMEMGPQKTVFLLNSFFSVMGSIVFKYNGIVDKYLGDGFLAIFGAPVSSIKDAQNALTAALEMKESIKEVNENFEKELGTSVNIGISIHTGEVVVGNIGFEKKMDYTVIGDAVNTVFRMQEFTKSYPNGIIIGENTRRAVDTRLKIRKINKALGGLKLYELLDIKDISEDSDKILKA from the coding sequence ATGAGTTTTTATAAATGGCTTGGGGAAGATTCGCTGAAAAATAGAAACCTTTATTATAAACTTAACATAATATTCGGGCTCTTTTTTCTTTTTCCCGTTTTTGGTTTTATCTACTTTGCCTATAAGTATGATATACTTACCGATAAGTTTGTGCCGGTATTTTTTATGGTGGTACTGGTTTTTTCCTTTTTTGGGTTTGTGATCCTGAAAAATTTGTTTGATAAGATTAAAAACATTTCTGAAAAAATGACGGGCAGCTTTATTACAGAGGTTGCAGATGAAAAGCTTAAAACAGGGGCGGATGAGCTGCAAAATATTATCCAGTCATTTACCGCGATTAATAAACAATTTGCCGCTACCTTTAAACAACTGGAAAAAAAAGGTTCAGAGATATCCATACTCAAAGAGCTTTCAGAATTGTGTTATGTTACTTTTGATCCAGAGGAAATTCTTTATGTAGCATTAGAACGCTCATTAATGTTGACCAATTCCGATATTGGTTCTGTATTGACCTTAGAAAAAGGTGAAACAAAGGAATTTGTGGTAAAAGCGAGTGTCGGTCTGGGGGAATATGTGAAGCTGGGAGACAGAATTAAGTTTGAAACAAGCATCGCAAAATACGCTGTGATCAACAAGTCGCCACTTATCGTTAAAGACGTTGAAAAGGACAGACGTTTTGGCAGGGTCAACCTGCAACATTACGGAACAAAATCATTTGTCTGCATGCCGATAAAAACCAGCAAGGATATAATAGGGGTACTGACCCTTTCACGCAAAGACGACAATAAAGTATACTCGCAAGACGTTATCGAAGTTCTGACTCCCTTGCTGAGCAACGCGGCTTTCACCTATGAAAACATTCGACTTTTGAAAGATAACAAACAGGGATCACTTCAACTGAGATCAATTGAGAAGATTTTCAAGGTTATTAATTCAAGTTTCAGGGACAGTGAACTTGTTCAGGCCATATTAAACGAAATCCACACTGTGGTGCCCTTTGATATCGCAGTAGTAATGACTAAGGATGAAAACATGCCCGGATATCTGACCGTTTCTGATTTAATGGCAAGCGGCCCGACCGGTATTTCAAAAGGCGACTATTACTCACCGAAAGGAAGTGTGATTGAAAAGGTTCTCAAACAAGAAAGCACAATCATTGTGGATGATAATAATCTGTCCAAAGAAGACGCTGAAATAGATCGTGTGGGCTATGTCGCCAATAAACTTGAAAAGGAATTATTTGCCGAGGGCACCGGCGGTTCCTGCCTGCTGACGCCTTTAAAAACGGACAGTGTATTAACCGGGATATTGGCCCTTTATGCAAAAAGAGCAGAACTTTTCTACCATGCCCAAAATGTCATTGAGTGGGTTGCCAACGGGCTTGCCATTGCCATTGAACGCAGCAGGCTAACGGCATCCGTCTTAAAGAGGAATCAGGAACTCGACTCAATTAAGCAAATCGGAAGAGCTCTGGCGTCATCGACCTTTGATATCAGCAAGGTTTTAAAATATACAATGGATATGATTCGCGTCATCATGAACGTGGAAGCTGGATCGTTGCTTTTTCTGGAAAATGATGAGCTTGAGCTGGCCGTTGCATTTAATGTTAAAGTTAAAATCAGGAAAAAATTCCGACTTAAAATCGGGCAAGGCATTGCCGGTCACGTGGCTGCCAGTGGTGAATCGATCATTGTGAATGACACCAAGGAATCCCCCCACTTCTTTTCAGGTGTTGATAAGCATACGGGATTTAAGACAAAAAGTGTATTGTGTGTGCCAATGATTTCTCAGGGAAAGGTTCTGGGGGTGATCCAGGTGCTGAATAAAAAGAAGGGTGGATTCAGCTTAAGCGATGAAGATCTTTTACAATCAATTGCAACCTCGGTAAGTATTGCCATAGAAAATGCCCGATTGTATAAAGAAAAGGTTTCTATGGCCGAACATGAGCGAAGTATCAGACGAATGTTTCAAAAATTTGTACCCAAAGAGGTCTTGGAAACAATCATTGACAGCGAAGAGACCGGCAAGGGACTGGTTGAAGAATTTAAGAAGCTTACTTTACTAAATCTAGATATAAGGGGATTTACCGAACTGGCCATGGAAATGGGGCCACAAAAGACCGTGTTTTTGTTAAACAGTTTTTTTTCTGTGATGGGAAGTATCGTGTTTAAGTATAACGGCATTGTTGATAAATACCTGGGCGATGGATTTCTTGCAATTTTTGGCGCTCCGGTTTCAAGTATAAAGGATGCACAAAATGCATTGACTGCCGCACTTGAGATGAAAGAGTCGATCAAAGAGGTAAATGAAAACTTCGAGAAGGAACTGGGAACATCGGTGAACATCGGTATAAGCATTCACACCGGTGAAGTGGTCGTCGGTAATATCGGTTTTGAAAAGAAGATGGATTACACTGTAATTGGTGACGCAGTCAATACTGTATTCAGGATGCAGGAGTTTACCAAATCTTATCCCAATGGTATTATCATAGGTGAAAATACAAGACGAGCTGTGGATACCAGATTGAAAATTCGCAAAATTAATAAAGCCCTGGGAGGGTTAAAACTATATGAGCTTCTGGATATCAAAGATATTTCAGAAGATTCAGATAAAATACTTAAAGCGTAA